The following proteins come from a genomic window of Micromonospora echinofusca:
- a CDS encoding ABC transporter permease: MLGFIGRRLATGLLLAFSVVTGMFFFLMLTGSDPARGALGLYATEEQVAVKREQLGLDRPLVEQYLSWLSGVVRGDLGVSSAQNAEVSDLIVTRLPVTVSLALGAVLVAAVLGVVLGLLAATRPGTFDRVLQVFMVLGFSLPNFWVAIILALVFAVQLGWFPATGYVHLGDSPGGWLWSITLPIVALSIGSIAAIAQQLRNSVITVNSQDYVRTLRSRGLSQRDILLTHVLRNAAPPALTMLSLQFIAAMSGAAIIERVFGLQGIGAVAINASGNSDIPVIMGVLLFTVLVVVLVNLAVDILYAALNPKVRNA, encoded by the coding sequence ATGCTGGGCTTCATCGGTCGGCGGTTGGCCACGGGCCTGCTGCTGGCGTTCTCGGTCGTGACGGGGATGTTCTTCTTCCTCATGCTCACCGGCTCCGATCCGGCCCGGGGGGCGCTCGGCCTCTACGCCACCGAGGAACAGGTCGCGGTCAAGCGGGAGCAGCTCGGCCTCGACCGGCCGCTCGTCGAGCAGTATCTGAGCTGGCTGAGCGGGGTCGTACGCGGTGACCTGGGGGTTTCGTCCGCGCAGAACGCCGAGGTGAGCGACCTCATCGTGACGCGGCTGCCGGTCACCGTCTCCCTGGCGTTGGGTGCCGTCCTGGTGGCCGCGGTCCTCGGTGTCGTGCTCGGGCTGCTCGCGGCGACCCGACCCGGGACGTTCGACCGCGTACTCCAGGTGTTCATGGTGCTCGGCTTCAGCCTTCCGAACTTCTGGGTCGCGATCATCCTGGCCCTGGTCTTCGCCGTGCAACTGGGCTGGTTCCCCGCCACGGGCTACGTCCACCTGGGCGACTCACCCGGCGGGTGGCTCTGGTCCATCACCCTGCCGATCGTCGCGCTGTCGATCGGTTCGATCGCCGCCATCGCCCAACAGCTGCGGAACTCCGTGATCACCGTCAACAGCCAGGACTACGTCCGTACGCTGCGCAGCCGGGGTCTCTCGCAGCGCGACATCCTGCTCACCCACGTCCTGCGCAACGCGGCTCCGCCGGCGCTGACGATGCTCTCCCTGCAGTTCATCGCGGCGATGAGCGGCGCCGCCATCATCGAGCGGGTGTTCGGCCTCCAAGGCATCGGCGCCGTCGCCATCAACGCCTCGGGCAACAGCGACATCCCCGTCATCATGGGCGTCCTGCTCTTCACCGTGCTCGTCGTCGTACTCGTCAATCTCGCGGTCGACATCCTCTACGCCGCACTGAACCCGAAGGTACGGAACGCATGA
- a CDS encoding ABC transporter substrate-binding protein — MQLTRTLTAAFAVVALALAGCSGGGQANEAGSSQLVLGNNGDVLTWDPAEMKEGAVIHYAEAVYDPLLRKTPESKIEGNLATAYEYNADLTELTLKLRDGVTFSDGAAFDADAVKVNLEARKKGAGSASEAARAIERVEVVDKATVRLHLSEPSPGLLAALATYLGYMASPTALSSGTIASNPVGSGPYTYDSGASEKGVKYTFKARDGYWNREAFPFENVVIRPYEEFTARYNALATGQIQFMYGTPDMVPKAKTDGLTVKTVPGEWQGIILQDRAGKASAALGDVRVRQAINHALDRKAILDTHYGGFGQVSTQTFNPSSEAWVPELNARYPYDPAKARELLAAAGYGSGFKIKVSYSEGFMSPLVPIVTQYLGDVGITVEQVPVNGFANGGLETLKGQPAFMLSFSTNIPAWTDVLNKLTPTSLWNNFKYTDETVTRLLKEIPAAQGDKQAALYKELNTHLVEQAWFAPIVTQENVYLFKSDIDVTMQQAQLMPSLRFFAPAK; from the coding sequence GTGCAACTGACACGCACGCTGACGGCAGCGTTTGCCGTAGTCGCTCTCGCCCTCGCCGGTTGTAGCGGTGGCGGGCAGGCGAATGAAGCAGGCTCGTCCCAGCTCGTACTGGGCAACAACGGCGACGTGCTGACCTGGGACCCCGCCGAGATGAAGGAAGGCGCGGTCATCCACTACGCGGAGGCCGTCTACGACCCGCTGCTCCGCAAGACGCCCGAGTCGAAGATCGAGGGCAACCTGGCCACCGCGTACGAGTACAACGCCGACCTCACCGAGCTCACCCTGAAGCTGCGCGACGGCGTCACCTTCAGTGACGGCGCCGCCTTCGACGCCGACGCGGTGAAGGTCAACCTCGAAGCGCGCAAGAAGGGGGCGGGCAGCGCCTCCGAGGCGGCCCGGGCGATCGAGCGCGTCGAGGTCGTGGACAAGGCCACGGTGCGCCTGCACCTCAGCGAGCCCAGCCCCGGCCTCCTGGCCGCCCTGGCGACGTACCTGGGATACATGGCGAGCCCCACGGCGCTCAGCTCGGGCACCATCGCCTCCAACCCGGTGGGCTCCGGGCCCTACACGTACGACTCGGGCGCTTCCGAGAAGGGCGTCAAGTACACGTTCAAGGCACGCGACGGCTACTGGAACCGCGAGGCGTTCCCCTTCGAGAACGTCGTGATCCGCCCGTACGAGGAGTTCACCGCCCGGTACAACGCGCTCGCCACCGGCCAGATCCAGTTCATGTACGGCACCCCCGACATGGTGCCGAAGGCCAAGACCGACGGGCTCACCGTCAAGACGGTGCCCGGCGAGTGGCAGGGCATCATCCTCCAGGACCGCGCCGGCAAGGCGTCGGCGGCACTCGGCGACGTGCGGGTGCGGCAGGCGATCAACCACGCGCTCGACCGCAAGGCCATCCTCGACACCCACTACGGCGGCTTCGGCCAGGTATCCACCCAGACCTTCAACCCGTCCAGCGAGGCGTGGGTCCCGGAGCTGAACGCGCGCTACCCGTACGACCCGGCGAAGGCGCGCGAGTTGCTGGCCGCGGCGGGCTACGGCAGCGGCTTCAAGATCAAGGTTTCGTACAGCGAGGGCTTCATGTCCCCGCTGGTGCCGATCGTCACCCAGTACCTGGGCGACGTGGGCATCACGGTCGAGCAGGTGCCGGTCAACGGCTTCGCCAACGGTGGCCTGGAGACCCTGAAGGGCCAGCCGGCGTTCATGCTCTCGTTCTCCACGAACATCCCGGCGTGGACGGACGTGCTGAACAAGCTCACCCCGACGTCGCTGTGGAACAACTTCAAGTACACCGACGAGACCGTCACCCGGCTGCTCAAGGAGATCCCGGCCGCGCAGGGTGACAAGCAGGCCGCTCTCTACAAGGAGCTGAACACCCACCTCGTCGAGCAGGCCTGGTTCGCGCCGATCGTCACGCAGGAGAACGTCTACCTGTTCAAGTCGGACATCGACGTGACCATGCAGCAGGCGCAGCTCATGCCGAGCCTCCGCTTCTTCGCCCCGGCGAAGTAA
- a CDS encoding ROK family transcriptional regulator yields the protein MRRDRVPARVRSGEKVLPEQARVHNRELLLRMLYREGPHSRADLARRTGLTRVSVSDVVSDLLADDLVVEVGTRAGTRPGKPAMMLEFNEHAYQAVAVDLSHSTLYRGAVFDLGGSVVARQQVEIEGSTGADALAKVVGLVGALREQVTAPLLGIGIGTPGIVDLGGVVLSAPNLGWKDLDLRSVLTGHFACPVVVSNDANATALAERSYGESAADTLLVRVGVGVGAGLLLGGTPVLGSRFAAGEIGHVVVDTGSERACVCGKFGCLETWLSTRRIQEDLSEARTDAEHTRVLAAAGEALGSVLAPIVAAINVSEIVLSGPHRVLEGPLAAAAMETIRQRALTEVHGDIVLRLSELGDDIVLRGATAMVMSQQLGIA from the coding sequence GTGCGGCGAGACCGGGTTCCGGCCCGGGTCCGCTCCGGCGAGAAGGTGCTCCCGGAGCAGGCCCGCGTGCACAACCGCGAGTTGCTGCTGCGCATGCTCTACCGGGAGGGGCCGCACAGCCGGGCGGATCTGGCGCGGCGCACCGGGCTGACGAGGGTCTCGGTCTCGGACGTCGTGAGCGACCTCCTCGCGGACGACCTCGTGGTCGAGGTGGGTACGCGGGCGGGGACGCGGCCCGGGAAGCCGGCGATGATGCTCGAGTTCAACGAGCACGCCTATCAGGCGGTCGCCGTGGACCTGAGCCACTCGACGCTCTACCGGGGGGCCGTGTTCGACCTCGGTGGATCAGTGGTGGCTCGTCAGCAGGTCGAGATCGAGGGCAGCACCGGCGCCGACGCGCTGGCGAAGGTCGTCGGTCTCGTCGGGGCGTTGCGCGAACAGGTGACGGCGCCGCTGCTCGGCATCGGCATCGGCACCCCGGGAATCGTGGACCTCGGTGGCGTCGTCCTCAGCGCACCCAACCTGGGGTGGAAGGACCTCGACCTCCGCTCGGTGCTGACCGGGCACTTCGCCTGCCCTGTGGTGGTGTCGAACGACGCCAACGCCACCGCGCTCGCCGAGCGCAGTTACGGCGAGAGCGCGGCGGACACCCTCCTCGTGCGGGTCGGCGTCGGCGTGGGGGCGGGTCTGCTGCTCGGCGGGACGCCCGTCCTGGGCAGCAGGTTCGCGGCCGGCGAGATCGGCCACGTGGTCGTGGACACCGGCAGCGAGCGGGCCTGTGTCTGTGGAAAGTTCGGCTGTCTCGAGACCTGGCTGTCGACCCGGCGCATCCAGGAAGACCTCTCGGAAGCCCGTACCGATGCGGAGCACACCCGGGTCCTCGCCGCCGCTGGCGAAGCCCTCGGTTCCGTGCTGGCCCCGATCGTGGCCGCCATCAACGTCTCGGAAATCGTCCTCAGCGGGCCGCACCGGGTGCTGGAAGGACCGCTGGCCGCCGCGGCGATGGAAACCATCCGGCAGCGCGCCCTGACCGAGGTCCACGGCGACATCGTCCTGCGGCTCTCGGAGCTCGGCGACGACATCGTCCTGCGCGGCGCGACCGCCATGGTCATGAGCCAACAACTCGGGATCGCCTGA
- a CDS encoding type II toxin-antitoxin system Phd/YefM family antitoxin, which yields MRTVNFTQLRQNLAAELDSVINDAEEVVVTRSGHEPVVIVPLAEYEAMKETEYLLRNPANAAALRRSIAELEEGDAAERDLVDPATVRDVT from the coding sequence ATGCGGACCGTGAACTTCACCCAGCTACGGCAGAACCTGGCCGCCGAACTCGACAGCGTCATCAACGACGCGGAGGAAGTGGTGGTGACCCGGTCGGGCCACGAACCGGTGGTCATCGTGCCGCTTGCGGAGTACGAGGCGATGAAGGAAACCGAGTACCTCCTCCGCAACCCGGCCAACGCCGCAGCCCTGCGCCGCTCGATCGCGGAGCTTGAGGAGGGCGACGCGGCCGAGCGGGACCTGGTCGACCCGGCCACGGTGCGGGACGTCACGTGA
- a CDS encoding Txe/YoeB family addiction module toxin, which translates to MRLVFTATAWNQYLSHTDRKLVKRINDLIADVMRNGYEGIGKPEPLRGELSGFWSRRIDREHRLVHRITTDDIEIIACRYHYGDR; encoded by the coding sequence GTGAGGCTGGTCTTCACCGCGACGGCCTGGAACCAGTACCTCAGCCACACCGACCGAAAATTGGTCAAGCGCATCAACGACCTCATCGCGGACGTGATGCGCAACGGATACGAGGGCATCGGCAAGCCGGAACCCCTTCGGGGAGAGCTGTCCGGCTTCTGGTCCCGCCGGATCGATCGCGAACATCGGCTGGTGCATCGGATCACCACGGACGACATCGAGATCATCGCCTGCCGCTACCACTACGGCGATCGATAG
- a CDS encoding HAD family hydrolase, with translation MTMRVKAVLLDLDGTLLDHRGAAEKAFLAACLQWLPDLDEEARYAAHTEWQRLEAVHMRAYLDKTMTFQEQRRARLRGVLSAYGRDTGAVSDDQADDLFTIYLRHYENSWAAYGDVPEVMRFLGGAPAGVAVLSNGDRAQQEAKLASLRLPSTPPLFTPSDVGASKPNPTSFLGACERMGWEPSEVLYVGDDLQGDALAAAAAGLRGCWLDRQQTYGAAAPEGILRVHSLFDLATADLFDRSTA, from the coding sequence ATGACGATGCGGGTGAAAGCCGTCCTGCTGGACCTAGACGGCACTCTGCTGGACCACAGGGGTGCCGCGGAGAAGGCATTCCTCGCCGCCTGCCTGCAATGGCTTCCCGACCTCGACGAGGAGGCGCGGTACGCGGCTCACACAGAGTGGCAGCGGCTGGAGGCCGTCCACATGCGGGCGTACTTGGACAAGACAATGACCTTCCAGGAACAACGGCGGGCTAGGCTCCGCGGTGTGCTGTCCGCCTATGGACGAGACACCGGAGCCGTGAGCGACGACCAAGCCGACGACCTCTTCACGATCTACCTGCGCCACTATGAGAATTCCTGGGCAGCGTATGGCGACGTCCCGGAGGTGATGCGTTTCCTCGGCGGGGCACCCGCCGGTGTGGCGGTGTTGAGCAACGGCGATCGCGCGCAGCAGGAAGCTAAACTGGCCTCGCTCCGTCTCCCCTCGACGCCACCGCTGTTCACGCCCTCCGACGTCGGTGCTTCGAAGCCGAATCCCACAAGCTTCCTCGGCGCCTGCGAGCGGATGGGCTGGGAACCCTCCGAGGTTCTGTACGTCGGTGACGATCTTCAGGGCGATGCCTTAGCGGCCGCCGCCGCGGGATTACGGGGATGCTGGCTGGACCGGCAGCAGACGTACGGGGCCGCGGCGCCCGAGGGCATCCTTCGCGTACACAGCCTGTTCGACCTTGCGACGGCCGACCTCTTCGACCGGAGCACGGCCTAG
- a CDS encoding ATP-binding cassette domain-containing protein — translation MLRHHDPSAGQITVGGVDLRDLGDADLRRTVTVVPQDVHLFPGSIADNIRLGRPDATDTEVRAAAGAAQLTPFLDALPAGPDTPAGERGAALSGGQRARVAVARALITGARVLVLDGGRIVADDAPEQLRSRGALAAAVRGGEADP, via the coding sequence GTGCTGCGCCACCACGACCCGAGCGCCGGACAGATCACCGTCGGCGGCGTGGACCTGCGCGACCTCGGCGACGCCGACCTGCGGCGCACGGTCACCGTGGTGCCGCAGGACGTCCACCTGTTTCCCGGCTCGATCGCCGACAACATCCGGCTGGGCCGCCCGGACGCCACCGACACGGAGGTTCGTGCCGCAGCCGGCGCCGCCCAGCTCACACCGTTCCTCGACGCGCTACCGGCCGGTCCGGACACGCCGGCCGGTGAGCGGGGGGCGGCACTGTCCGGCGGTCAACGGGCCCGGGTCGCCGTCGCCCGGGCCCTGATCACCGGCGCACGGGTGCTCGTCCTCGACGGCGGGCGGATCGTCGCCGACGACGCCCCTGAGCAGCTTCGCAGCCGGGGAGCACTCGCCGCTGCGGTCCGGGGCGGGGAGGCTGATCCGTAG
- a CDS encoding ArsR/SmtB family transcription factor, protein MQDVGTAKTTTPAMSPLAGEPINRADAERLAGVLKAFADPARLRLLSLIQSSPEGEASVTDLTAPLGLSQPTVSHHLRILTEAGLLEREKRGVWAYYRLVPSAIAAIADLLTPPRKRATKKTR, encoded by the coding sequence ATGCAAGACGTGGGAACTGCGAAGACTACGACGCCTGCCATGTCGCCCCTTGCCGGCGAGCCGATCAATCGTGCCGATGCCGAGCGGCTCGCGGGAGTGCTGAAGGCGTTCGCCGACCCGGCCCGGCTGCGACTGCTCAGCCTGATCCAGTCGTCGCCGGAGGGCGAAGCATCCGTGACCGACCTCACCGCGCCGCTCGGTCTCTCCCAGCCCACCGTGAGTCACCACCTTCGGATCCTCACCGAGGCCGGTCTGCTCGAGCGTGAGAAGCGTGGCGTCTGGGCGTACTACCGCCTGGTGCCGTCCGCGATCGCCGCGATCGCGGACCTGCTGACGCCACCCCGCAAGCGGGCGACGAAGAAGACCCGCTGA
- a CDS encoding ArsR/SmtB family transcription factor — translation MDHSTPAAGARSAGPTGLGLDTQEFLKALGSPTRQRIMMLFARGAELSVGEVAELAGISQATASQQLTLLRRGRVVTSRREGKTVYYRADRDGAVAALAELQSYLMTCC, via the coding sequence ATGGACCACTCGACACCCGCAGCCGGGGCGCGAAGCGCCGGGCCGACCGGGTTGGGTTTGGACACCCAGGAGTTCCTGAAGGCTCTGGGCAGCCCGACGCGACAGCGGATCATGATGCTGTTCGCGCGGGGCGCCGAGTTGTCGGTCGGGGAGGTGGCCGAGCTCGCGGGCATCAGTCAGGCCACGGCGTCGCAGCAGTTGACCCTGCTGCGCCGTGGGCGCGTGGTCACCTCGCGCCGCGAAGGCAAGACCGTGTACTACCGGGCCGACCGCGACGGCGCAGTCGCGGCGCTGGCCGAGCTCCAGTCGTACCTGATGACCTGCTGCTGA
- a CDS encoding flavin-containing monooxygenase: protein MSASPEPVIIVGGGQSGLAAARAALSARLRPVVLEAGEESVGSWPDYYDSLTLFSPARYSALPGRAFDEGDPDRYPTRGEVVSYLRRYARHLDADVRTGVGVTAVRQRRGGGYLVHTRAGDEIAAAGVVAASGSFGNPHLPELPGRVEYTGEVRHVARYRRPEPYAGKRVVVVGAGNSAVQVAHELAPLARVTLATRAPVRFVPQRIRGRDLHHWLHVTGADRLPRPVLTRLIRHAAVLDTGVYRDAIASGLLPRRDMFTAFTPDGVRWPDGTSEPVDAVIFATGYRPNLGYLATLGALAPDGTPRQISGVSTTHPGLVYLGLEFQRSFSSNTLRGVGRDAAYVVAAMAEGLRGAGLGPWLRRRRPVRR from the coding sequence GTGAGCGCCTCCCCGGAACCTGTGATCATCGTGGGCGGCGGCCAGTCCGGCCTCGCCGCCGCTCGTGCCGCCCTGTCCGCGCGCCTGCGCCCGGTCGTACTCGAAGCGGGGGAGGAGTCGGTCGGCTCGTGGCCGGACTATTACGACAGCCTCACCCTGTTCTCCCCGGCGCGCTACAGCGCACTGCCCGGCAGGGCGTTCGACGAGGGGGATCCGGACCGCTACCCGACGCGCGGCGAGGTCGTCTCCTACCTGCGCCGCTACGCCCGCCACCTCGACGCCGACGTCCGTACCGGCGTCGGTGTCACCGCCGTGCGGCAACGCCGGGGCGGCGGCTACCTGGTGCACACCCGCGCTGGTGATGAGATCGCGGCGGCGGGCGTGGTCGCCGCCAGCGGCTCCTTCGGCAACCCGCACCTGCCGGAGCTGCCCGGTCGCGTCGAGTACACCGGCGAGGTGCGGCACGTCGCGCGCTACCGGCGGCCCGAACCGTATGCCGGCAAGCGGGTCGTCGTGGTCGGCGCCGGCAACTCCGCCGTCCAGGTCGCCCACGAACTGGCCCCGCTCGCGAGGGTCACGCTGGCGACCCGGGCGCCGGTCCGGTTCGTGCCCCAGCGCATCCGCGGCCGGGACCTGCATCACTGGCTCCACGTCACGGGGGCGGACCGCCTTCCGCGCCCGGTGCTCACCCGCCTGATCCGTCATGCCGCCGTGCTCGACACCGGCGTCTACCGCGACGCCATCGCCTCCGGCCTGCTCCCCCGGCGGGACATGTTCACCGCCTTCACCCCCGACGGCGTCCGCTGGCCCGACGGCACGTCCGAGCCGGTCGACGCGGTCATCTTCGCGACCGGCTACCGCCCGAACCTCGGCTATCTCGCCACGCTCGGAGCCCTGGCGCCCGACGGCACGCCCCGGCAGATCAGCGGGGTCTCCACCACCCATCCCGGGCTGGTCTACCTGGGGTTGGAGTTCCAACGGTCGTTCTCGTCGAACACCCTGCGCGGCGTCGGCCGCGACGCCGCGTACGTCGTCGCCGCCATGGCCGAGGGCCTGCGCGGTGCGGGGCTCGGACCGTGGCTCAGGCGTCGGCGGCCGGTTCGACGGTGA
- a CDS encoding ArsR/SmtB family transcription factor, whose protein sequence is MSKQAASLPVLDLTADTPCCPPLAQRRVPAEAAAVLAPAFKALGDPVRLQLMSMIASAEGGEACVCDLTPAFDLTGPTISHHLRTLREAGLVDAERRGTWVYYRARPVILRQLAALLTVEPAADA, encoded by the coding sequence ATGTCAAAGCAAGCGGCGTCGCTTCCCGTCCTCGACCTCACCGCCGACACGCCGTGCTGCCCGCCGCTGGCGCAGCGCCGGGTGCCGGCCGAGGCCGCCGCTGTCCTCGCGCCGGCGTTCAAGGCGCTCGGTGACCCGGTGCGACTGCAGTTGATGTCGATGATCGCGTCGGCCGAGGGCGGGGAGGCCTGTGTCTGTGACCTGACGCCCGCGTTCGACCTGACCGGGCCGACCATCTCGCACCACCTCAGGACGCTGCGCGAGGCGGGCCTCGTCGATGCCGAGCGGCGGGGCACCTGGGTGTACTACCGGGCCCGGCCCGTCATCCTGCGCCAACTCGCCGCACTGCTCACCGTCGAACCGGCCGCCGACGCCTGA
- a CDS encoding ArsR/SmtB family transcription factor: MDELLERATAQRYASWFRALADPTRVQIVEYLARHARPMSVGEIVAAVGLAQSTVSQHLKILTEVRFVLVDPVGTARHYRINDACVGCFPSAADVVMGRPAPHPNGAC, encoded by the coding sequence GTGGACGAGCTCCTCGAACGGGCGACCGCACAGCGGTACGCGTCGTGGTTCCGGGCTCTCGCGGACCCGACCCGGGTGCAGATCGTCGAGTACCTCGCCCGCCACGCCAGGCCGATGAGCGTGGGAGAGATCGTCGCCGCCGTCGGCCTGGCCCAGTCCACCGTCTCCCAGCACCTGAAGATCCTCACCGAGGTGCGGTTCGTCCTCGTCGACCCGGTCGGCACGGCCCGGCACTACCGCATCAACGACGCCTGCGTCGGCTGCTTCCCCTCCGCCGCCGACGTCGTCATGGGCCGGCCCGCTCCTCACCCGAACGGAGCCTGCTGA
- a CDS encoding GNAT family N-acetyltransferase: protein MTDITVRPMAADDAERVLTIYQAGLDDGQASFETDAPTWATFDAAKLPAHRFVAVDGDDLVGWIAVSPTSTRAVYAGVVEHSVYVDPAAQGRGAGRRLLDAVIASTEAAGIWTIQSGVFPENAASLALHRRAGFRIIGTRERVGRHHGRWRDVVLLERRSPAIT, encoded by the coding sequence ATGACCGACATCACCGTCCGCCCCATGGCGGCCGACGACGCCGAGCGGGTCCTCACCATCTACCAGGCGGGCCTCGACGACGGACAGGCCAGCTTCGAGACCGACGCACCCACCTGGGCGACGTTCGACGCCGCGAAGCTGCCCGCGCACCGCTTCGTGGCCGTCGACGGCGACGACCTCGTCGGCTGGATCGCCGTCTCGCCCACCTCGACGCGCGCCGTCTACGCCGGCGTGGTGGAGCACTCCGTGTACGTCGACCCCGCCGCCCAGGGCCGAGGCGCCGGGCGGCGGCTCCTCGATGCGGTGATCGCCTCCACCGAAGCCGCCGGTATCTGGACCATCCAGTCCGGCGTCTTCCCCGAAAACGCCGCCAGCCTCGCCCTGCACCGGCGGGCCGGCTTCCGGATCATCGGCACCCGCGAACGCGTCGGGCGCCACCATGGCCGATGGCGCGACGTCGTCCTGCTCGAACGACGCAGCCCCGCCATCACCTGA
- a CDS encoding FAD-dependent oxidoreductase encodes MSTLTQLPVVVIGAGPVGLAAAAHLHERGIAFTVLEAGDTPGAAVRQWGHVRVFSPWRYNIDPAARRLLDDAGWVAPDIEALPTGAELVTAYLQPLAELPALKPHLRYGTRVEAISRPGLDRLRTAGRDTTPFLVRLADGEEILARAVVDASGTWGNPNVLGASGLPARGERDATRYLEHALPDVLGGDRDRFAGRHTLVVGAGHSAANTLLSLAELAAEQPGTEVTWAIRSSSPARSYGGGDADALPARGALGSRLRTHVDAGRIRLLTGFSVHALTPTDDRVTVLVRHADGSEEAVTVDRIVAATGFRPDHSIAAELRLDLDPVMGATRALAPLIDPNEHSCGTVPPHGVDELSHPEPGYYAVGMKSYGRAPTFLMATGYEQVRSVVAALAGDWRAARDVQLDLPETGVCNSNPDDSATSDSCCGPAPDAEPAARGLATGVSGGLLAAPLQLVTLDTAPAGGQAGGCCGS; translated from the coding sequence ATGAGCACGCTGACCCAACTGCCCGTCGTGGTGATCGGCGCCGGCCCGGTCGGTCTGGCCGCCGCCGCGCACCTGCACGAACGCGGCATCGCCTTCACCGTCCTCGAAGCCGGCGACACCCCGGGCGCGGCGGTGCGGCAGTGGGGGCACGTGCGGGTGTTCTCCCCCTGGCGGTACAACATCGACCCGGCTGCCCGCCGGCTCCTCGACGACGCGGGCTGGGTCGCCCCCGACATCGAGGCCCTGCCCACCGGCGCCGAACTCGTCACCGCCTACCTCCAGCCCCTCGCCGAGCTGCCGGCTCTCAAGCCGCACCTGCGCTACGGCACCCGCGTCGAGGCGATCAGCCGACCGGGCCTGGACCGGCTGCGCACCGCCGGCCGCGACACCACCCCGTTCCTCGTCCGCCTCGCCGACGGCGAGGAGATCCTGGCCCGGGCAGTCGTCGACGCCTCCGGCACCTGGGGCAACCCGAACGTCCTCGGCGCCTCCGGTCTGCCCGCCCGCGGCGAGCGCGACGCGACCAGGTACCTGGAGCACGCGCTGCCGGACGTCCTCGGCGGCGACCGGGACCGGTTCGCGGGCCGGCACACCCTCGTCGTCGGCGCCGGCCACTCCGCCGCGAACACCCTGCTGTCCCTCGCCGAGCTGGCCGCCGAACAGCCGGGCACCGAGGTGACCTGGGCGATCCGATCCTCCTCGCCGGCGCGCTCCTACGGCGGCGGGGACGCAGATGCCCTGCCGGCGCGCGGCGCGCTCGGCTCGCGGCTGCGCACGCACGTCGACGCCGGCCGCATCCGGCTGCTCACCGGTTTCTCCGTGCACGCCCTCACCCCGACCGACGACCGCGTCACCGTGCTCGTCCGGCACGCCGACGGCAGCGAGGAAGCGGTCACCGTGGACCGCATCGTCGCGGCCACCGGCTTCCGCCCCGACCACTCCATCGCCGCCGAACTGCGGCTCGACCTCGACCCGGTCATGGGCGCCACGCGCGCCCTCGCCCCACTGATCGACCCGAACGAGCACTCCTGCGGCACCGTCCCCCCGCACGGCGTGGACGAACTGTCCCACCCCGAGCCGGGCTACTACGCCGTCGGCATGAAGAGCTACGGCCGGGCCCCCACCTTCCTCATGGCCACCGGCTACGAGCAGGTCCGCTCCGTCGTCGCCGCCCTCGCCGGTGACTGGCGGGCAGCCCGCGACGTCCAGCTCGACCTGCCCGAAACCGGCGTATGCAACAGCAACCCCGACGACTCGGCGACCAGCGACAGCTGCTGTGGGCCGGCCCCGGACGCCGAGCCGGCGGCACGCGGGCTGGCCACCGGCGTCTCCGGTGGGCTACTGGCCGCACCGTTGCAACTGGTCACCCTCGACACCGCACCCGCTGGCGGTCAGGCTGGCGGCTGCTGCGGCAGCTGA